Within the Echinicola sp. 20G genome, the region TCAGGGATGGGACTGGAAACACAAATGGCCTCGGCCGGCGTGGCCGCAGCCAAGGGACTGTTTCGAAAAAAGCACAAAGCCGTCAAAATAACCCTCAAATCAGGGCACCCCATTTTACTTGTCAACCAAACTATCATATAAGATGATGAATAAAGCAATGCTATTGATCTGTACCTTACTATGGTTGGGAGGAGCCTATGCCCAAGGCCAGAATGTCCAAGCTATTTCCAAAGAGGCCTTGGTTTCTACCTGTCCGGTAAAGGTAGGCTGGGACCATACCACCGCATTGGTATTCCCAGCAAAGGTACTGAGTGTGGATAGGGGACATGCCCAAATCATGGCCAAGGTAGAGCGAAAAGCACCCAATCTATTATACCTGAAGGCGGGGAAGCGAAATTTTATCACTACCAACCTACATGTGGTGACTGCCGATGCCAAGCTCTATCAGCTAATTGTAAGCTACGGTGAATCCTTGGCGGGAAGTACCATCAATATTTCGGACCGAATAAGCATGGCCCCAAAACCTTTGCTTTTAAGTGGCCAATTGGTGGACGAAGAAAGGCTGAATGAATTGGCAGGGCAGGTATTGGAACAAGAGGGCTTCTTTTCCAAGAGCAGCAGAAAATACTGGTTACAAATAAAGCTGGAAGGTATATTCCAAAGTGATGGCATGCTGTTTTTTAGGCTTCGCCTAAAGAATAAATCCCCACTGGCATTTTCAGCAGATGAGCTTTGCTTTTCCATCAAGGACAGGAAACAGGGCAAGCATACCTCTGTCAGGGAGCAATACCTAAAACCGGCATTGCAGGTATGGGAAAATGGCAAGGAGCTTCCCGGCCATGGAGTGAATACACTGGTATTGGGTTTTCCCCAATTTACCATATCGGACAGGAAGCTTTTTGAGATAGGAGTAATGGAGGATAATGGAGACCGGGAGATTTCCCTTGAGGTCAAGGGAAAGAACATGCTTAAAGCGAGGGAATTAAATGATGTTGAACATATAAACGATTGAATCATGGATCAGGAAAATTTGGAATACCTAAAGGAAAAGCTGAAGTACACGGGCTTTGACAAGGATTTAAACGAGGCACTTGAAAAACAGATCAAGGCCAAAAATGAGGCTTTTGAATTGCCTCATACCATGGAAATTGATGGGAAAAAAATGGACTTTAACCTTCATTTTAGAAAGTCCAACACCTCTGAAAGGTATTTTCTCAATAAGTTTGATGGAACCCTGCACAATGTCAATCCTGATATTGCCCCAAAGGAGCATACCTTTTACAATAACCAATCGGTTACGGCCAAAGAAGCATTTAACCTTATGGAGGGCAGGGCCGTGAAAAAGGGAATGCTCAATGCCAACAATGAACCTTACCAGGCATGGATGCAATTGGATTTTAAGGAAAAGGACAAGAACAACAATTTTAAGATTGAGTCATTTCATGAAAATTATGGATATGACAGCAGGGAAGCCCTATCCAAGCTACCGATCAAAGAATTACAGGACTCCACCAAATCTGAATGGTTGGTGAAAGCCTTCGAAAAGGGGAATGTCTACCCTGTGACCATGGAAAAAGGAGGGAAGGAGGAACTCATGTACGTGTCTGCCAACCCCCAGTTCAAATCGGTCAATGTGTATGATGCAGAAATGAAAATGGTGAAGAGCAAGGATTTGATGGTGTCCAAGGATCAGGGAAAGGAGGTGAAGGAAGGGCAACAGGCAAAA harbors:
- a CDS encoding DUF4138 domain-containing protein: MMNKAMLLICTLLWLGGAYAQGQNVQAISKEALVSTCPVKVGWDHTTALVFPAKVLSVDRGHAQIMAKVERKAPNLLYLKAGKRNFITTNLHVVTADAKLYQLIVSYGESLAGSTINISDRISMAPKPLLLSGQLVDEERLNELAGQVLEQEGFFSKSSRKYWLQIKLEGIFQSDGMLFFRLRLKNKSPLAFSADELCFSIKDRKQGKHTSVREQYLKPALQVWENGKELPGHGVNTLVLGFPQFTISDRKLFEIGVMEDNGDREISLEVKGKNMLKARELNDVEHIND